The Methanosarcina barkeri MS DNA window GAGGTTATCCGGGGAGAAAGAAAAGTAGAATCGATTCCTGAAAGGCGCCCTCCGAAAGAGCAAAGGGACGCCGAAAGAGCAGAAGAAAAGAAAAGAGCCGAGATGATGGAAACTACGGAATTTACAGGGAAACTTTCAAAACCGGTGTGGAGATGTAAGGTTTGCGGATATCTCTGTGCCATGGACGAACCGCCTGGCGTCTGTCCTATCTGTAAAGCGAAAAAGGAAAGATTTGAACGATTTATATAAGTTTTTTCATATAGTTTTCTTTTTTTCAATGAGCTGATACCAGAACTCAAAATTACTTTTCTGACTCCCGGACCCCGAATAATCAATCGATTTCTGATCGTGAAAATAATTTTGAAATTTTACTAATTTTGAAAGGCAGTGTGCCTAATCTTCTGTAAATTTTACTCTATACCCCTGATTCTTCTTTTTTGATTACTGCTCCATTACTATATACCTGTTTCCTGTAATCCAGTCTTCATTAATGTCTATCAGTATTGAGACTACCAGTCTCAATACTGATTCCTGGTTCGAAAATGCTCCCACAACTCTGCTTCTTCTTTTTATTTCCTTGTTAGTTCTCTCCATCATATTTGTTGTCCTTATTCTTCTCCAATGACTCTGTGGAAACTGCATGTAGTTCATTACATCATACTGAAAATGTTCAAGAGTATCAGCTGCACTTTTATATCCCATATTCTCCAGTTCCCTTATCAAATCCTGTAACTTCTGACGGTCTACCAATGCTTCTTTTATTTTTTTGATACTTCTTTCTGTTTCTTTTTTGGAACCTTTTTTAGAACTTGTCTTATCAGATGAACATGACACGTCTGCCAGCTTGATCCAATAAAGGATTCTCTTACTGCTTTTTGTATTCCTTTATGGCCATCAGAAACAACTAACTTGACGCCTCTTAACCCTCTTTCTTTAAGATCTTCGAATAGATCTTCCCAGAATAGAGAGTCTTCACTGTCTGCCAATCTTACTCCAAGAATCCACGTAAACCGTCATCTCTGATTCCAGCAACTACAAAAAGAGCTTTATTTTCATAATGGAGTCCATCTCTTATTTTAAGATAAGTCGCATCAACAAAAAGGTAAGGAATTTCATGTTCTATTGGCTTTGAGAGAAATTCTTCAACTTTCTCATCAAGGTCTTTAGTAATTCTGGAAACAGAAGAGGTCGAGATTCCCTCTACTCCTAAAGCAGTCATGACCTTTTCCACCCGTCGGGTGGAAACACCTTGAAGGTAAGATTCCGCTACAGTAGCTAATATAGACTTTTCAACCCTGGAATATTTTTCAAATACCTGAGTTTCAAAAGGGAATTCACGGAACTGAGGCTTTAATAATTCAAGTTCTCCATATTTGGTAAGGAGAGTGTGGGGTTTGTAGCCGTTTCTACTGGCTTTTCGTGAATCAGTACGCTCATAACGTTGTGCATAAGATTGGAAGAGGGCTTCCTCCTCCATGACAAGATTTAAAAACCAGGTAATTAACTGGCGAATTCCATCTTCCTGATCGACTAGATAATCTTTTATGAATGAGAATACATTAATCATTGACTCTACATCCTATTTTTTGTGATGAAGAAAAGGGATATAGAGTCAATCATATTTTACAGAACTTTCGCTACACTGCCCATTAACAGCAGAAACATGGATTGCAGATTTCCCTTCAGTTCTTTTTGAAAAAGTAGATTTGAAAACCATTAAAAAACGTGAAGTAGGTAAAAGAGGAAGACCTCTGAAAAATGAGAAATTAAAGACATATTATAAGATTGATGGGACTATAAAGGTTAATGATGCTTTTGTTTTAAAAGAAATGGAAAAAATGGGACTTTTCATTCTTGTAAGTAATGATATCAGTCTTTCTCCTGAAGAGATGCTGAAGTATTACAAAGGACAGGATAGAGTAGAAAAAGGATTTCGATTTTTGAAAAGTGATACCTTTAGCGTATCGAAGGGTACCTCAAGAATAAATCAAGAATTGAAGCATTAACAATGATAATGGTTCTATGCTTAATGATTTATTCTATTGCAGAATGGAAATTAAGGACAAAATTAGAAGAAAAAAATGAAACAGTTCCGGATCAGAAAGGAAAACCAACAAAAAGACCAACAATGAGATGGATATTTTTCAAGTTTCAGGGAATTACAGAACTTATAACGCAGAAAAAGGGGAAAACAAAGTCAGAAATACTGAATATGGAAGAAATTCACTGGAAAATATTGAGTATCATGGGAGAGGAATATGAAAATATATATATCTAGTTGCGTTAACCTGTCGAATATAGGATTTTTGGATAGGGCAATGTTTAAAAAATGGTTGTGTATTGCCATTGCACTGACGTACAAAAAATTCGAGATACCTGTATTCCAGCAATAGAACTCTTTTTCAGCAACTATTATTAGGTATTTTAAGTCATTTTTGTAGGTGAACTCATGGTACAAAACCGTTGGAAAAAATTACACAGTGGGCTTTTCTTAAAGCCCTTTCTTGTGTAGGTAGGTATTCGGGATAAATCTCATTATCAAGATATAAATTTAGTGATAAGAATCTTCTATAAACTTTATTCCCGCATACTGAATCATCTTTTTATACTGCCTTTCTGGTGAAGTCAAGATATAAATTCAATGATCAGAATCTTCTATAAACTTTATTCCTGCATACTGAAAGTAATTGTCGGCCAGCCTGCAAAAGTCAGGGTATCCGTGACTCTCTGCGCTCTCATAGTAATAAATATTATCAAAAATTATTTATTATCAAAAATTATTTATTATCAAAAATTATTTATTATCAAAAATTATTTATTATCAAAAATTATTTATTATCAAAAATTATTTATTATCAAAAATTATTTACTTTTTTTAAAACCTATTACGATAAAATGTTAAAAGTCTATAATTACTAATAGTGGTGTTTTTATTCCTTCCAGCCGCCTTATCAGAGAAATTCCTCAAAACCTGCTTTACCTTTTGAATAGGCTTCATGCCATCCTGAAGGTACGGGCGCTTTTTCATAAAGATTTTTCCTCTGAGCCTCAAGAAGCTCCGGGGTCTTTCCCATAAACTCTGCAGCACAGAGTACCCGGCTTTCAATCATTCCAGCCAGTTCTTTTAACCAGCTGTATCCTTCAAAAGACCTGAGTAGATGGTGGTCCAGAATCAGGGTATCAACATGTCTGGCCAGAAGGAGAGCATTTTCTGAAGCCTCTTTTCCTGCTTCAGGAACGCGGTGCGAAAGATAAAGAGGAGGGCCTGAGGCAAAAACAATTGTGGGTTCCCAGTCAAGCACTTTGAGAACTGATTTCCTGTCCAGAAGCTGGATGTCAGAACTATGGACAAAAACCTCATCACCCTCACAGATCCGGGTCATCATTACGGTCCCAAAACCTTTTTCCCCGGTTCCATGAGGGACAGGAGAAGAAAACTCCATATTGCCAGACTTCACACCTTCCGAAGCCGGAAGAGGAAAACCTAGAAAATCCAAAAGTTCACGCCTCCGCTTTGAAGACAAGCCTGAGATTTTTTCCGGACCTTTACACCAGAAGTTTATCCCGTCAAGCGAAGGGAGAGCTTCCATCGGCAGCTGATACGGATCTTCAGCCCTCATCGGCATGTGGTCACCGTGAAAATGGCTGATAACAACATCTGTAGCCTGCCCAAATGCAGAAAGAACTTTTTCTCTTATCCTGAAAGCAGCAGCAACCTCTATTGGGTGGGGAAGCAGGCCTGAACGTAAGCGTGCAAGCGCAACTCCGGGATCGATCAGGATCGTTCTATCGTCCGTCTTTACAACGCAGGCAAGGGATCTTGCCCCAAAGGACTCACACCCAAGTATTTCTATCTGCACATTTTACTCCTTTACCCAAGTTTTTATCTGCACATTTACTCCTTTACTCAAGTATTTCTATCTGTACATTTTACTCCTTTCCAGAAAGGTATTCTCTGGAAAACATCTGTACTGTCAGAACGAAGTAGGAAAGCAAGAGGGGACCTATAACGATTCCTAACAGTCCGAAAAGAGATACTCCTATAACAACTCCAAGCAGAGACAGAAACGGATGGATTTCTCCAACTCTTTTCTGGATAATGGGCCTGAGGAAATTGTCAATAACACTTATAAAAATCCCAGCTGCAAGTATAGCGATCGCTGCAGTATAGTCCTTCTGGAAAAACTGGACAATAATTGCAGGAACCCAGACTAAAGGCGCTCCGACAACAGGCAAAAAGGATAGAATTGCTGCAATGAAGCCCCAGAGGAAAGCTCCCTGGATACTAAAGATAACAAATACTATAGTTAGAATTCCACCCTGGACAAGAGCAACTGCCCCGCTGGCGATAAGAGTCGTCCGAACCATTCTCCGGAACTCATCCAGAAGAGTGGCTGTATTTTCTTCATTGAAAGGAACTGCAACAGAGACCTGGCGCATAAAATCCGAATCCTCTTCAGTAAAGAGGTAGTAAAGCAGAAAGTACATTATCAATAGCCCGATGGACTGATGGCTTATACTCTGGATTGACCCCACAATGAACAGGCTTGTGTAATTAACGGCCTGTGAAGCAAGTTCCATTGCTTTTTCTTCAATTTTGGACTGGAATACATTTATAGGAATATTCAGCCTTAAGAGAGAATCAGTTAAAAAGTGACCTCCAGCTTCAATAGACGCGAGAATGGATGCCTGATTAACTAAAAGCTGTTCGATTTCGTCGATGATTGTATTCAAAAGAAAGTAAAGAGGAACCAGTACAACAAAAATAGAAATTATTATTACAAGTATGGCTGCGAATTGCTTCCGAATCTTTAGTTTTCTTATGAGAAAATGGTATAAAGAACGAAATATAACGAAAAGGATCAAAGCTCCAAAAATATAATTTAAATAAGGAAGTGTGGCATAAGCGATAAGCACAGTCAGAACAACAATTATGAGAAGGGCCAGAGCCATCTTTACAACTTTTTTCATCAAACCTAATTGGCTTTCTATTATTAAAATATAAGTATGACTGTTTCAAATCAACCGTTGACCCGCAATTATTGCGCCGGTTTATCACAAACCGTTGCGCCGGTTTATCACGCCGATAGGGTTCGGGGATAAGGTACTCAAATTCAAATGTTGCCAGGAGTTTTCGATCAACCGTTGCGCCGGTTTATCACGCTGATAGGGTTTGGTGATAAGATTCTGGTTTTCGTCATTTCCTATGGACAAGATGATTTTCAATTTAAGACTGCATTGGTTTTTATGAGGACATTGTGAAGATACCCACACAAAACAACGAAGAGCCAAGACCCTCAAACCCAAACGTTGCTAGGGTTTTTGGTCAAGATTTTATTCAAAAGGCTTGTTGTACCGCTTGACCACGTCGACCGCGTCGTTGCTGTGGTTTTCGCTTAAGCCTTATTTGAAAAAGCTTGCGAGAAAGACGTTTTTTGAAAAGGCTTGCAGGAAAGTAGTTTTTTGAAAAGGCTTATGTTAAAAGTCTGTTATCAGGGTTTGCTTTTCATCCCTTTCGCGGAGTTTGGTGACTCCTATGCCTACTAACCTGAGCTTTCGATTCCCTATAAATTCGGAGAGAAGCTGTATGGCTGTCCTTTTGATCACAAAGATGTCCGAAGTCCAGATTGGGATGGTTTTTGAGCGTGTATAGGTAGAGAAATCCTCGAAACGCACAGTGAGGACTACGGTTTTGAAAAGAAGCCTGTTTTTAAGAAGAGAACTATGTACACTTTCAGCGAGCAGGTCAAGAGACCCGGTAATTTTTACAGGGTCACTGGTGTCTTCAGCAAAAGTTCCATGCCTGCTAATTGATTTTACACTTTCCTTTTCCCTAACTTCCCTAAAATCAAGCCCGTTTGCCAATTGCTTCATGCGAAGTCCAATTTTTCCGAACTTTCCAGAAAGAAGCTGTACATCACAGTTTGCAAGTTCTTCTACCCTGTTTAAGCCCATTGACTTCAGTGTATCAGCCGTTTTTTCCCCTATTCCTGGAATTTTTGAGACCGGCAGCGGAAAAAGAAATTCTCTTACATCTTCGGGCCTGACAATGGTAAGCCCATCAGGCTTCTGGAAATCAGATGCGATTTTTGCGATTAATTTGTTAGGACCGACTCCGACTGAACAGGTAATTCCTTCCTGCTTCTGTACCTCGTCCTTGATCCTGAGGGCGTAAAGGGCGGCATCTTTAAAATTTGTGATCTCGGGTCCTGGCACAAGATAGGCTTCATCCACACTGACTTGCTGAAACCTGTCTGCAAATCCCTTCAAAAGTTCCATTATTTTTGCCGAAACGCCCACGTAGAGTTTCATGTTTACAGGCAAAAAAACCGCATCCGGACAGAGCCTGTAAGCCTGTGATATGGGCATTGCGGAGTGAATTCCGTATTTCCGCGCTTCATACGAGCAGGTGCTCACAACTCCTCTTCCCGAACCTCCTTTCGGGTCAGAGCCCACAACTACAGGCATTCCTTTCAATTCCGGTCTCTCTCTGACCTCAACCGACGCAAAGAAACTGTCCATATCCGCGTGGAAGGTAATTCGCCTTTCAGGAGGATTTATTTTCAAACTGGAAACAGGCATTATTCTCAGATAGGAAATAATATAAAAAAGGATTGAGGAAGTCGAGTGAAAGTATTAACCTGTTGTTTTTATTTCAGCGCCATCAGGAATATTGAAAACAAATTCAGAATCTGGAATTCCTGAATTAACCTTAAGGTCCCATATTTCAACTTTTGCTGTCAGGTTTCCGCTACTATCATACATCTCGTACTTAAGAGGCATCCATGTTTCTTTATCTACCCAGACTTTCGTGTAGTATTGTGCAGCACTTTTTCCGGTTTCTTTAGGATTTGTATTCAGCAGATACGTTTCCCTATTGTCAAGCTTCTCAACTCCAAGTAAGGAGACATTCGTATCATTGAGGATAATTCCTATAGCCGGCTATTAGCAAAATATTTTCTATCTGAGCCAGCTCCAGGACGATTTGCGGGATTTCAAAGCGCATGGCTGCGGGGGAGCCAAGGAGTTCTTCATAGAATTTGAGGGATGAGTCGAGGTCGTTTACATAGAGACGGGAGAGGGTTTGAAGGATTTTCATAGTTACCTAAATAACTGTTATGTTAAATTAGTTATTAGGTAAGATTGAACTTGAATATAAATCCTTCAAAAAATTTCCCAATTTAGTTCACTCTTTAAACCCTTTTCGAAATCCTTCTCGAAATCTTTAAGGCTTTTCTCTATCAATCCTGGAGTTAGTTCAAAATTTTGTGGAGATTGCAATTCAATCTCGATTTCACTTCCTTTTAAACTCTTAAGACACGGAGAAACCAAGAAAAAGAAGAGTAACATAAATAAGAATACGTATTGCGTTGTGTTATCCTTCCAGTCAATAAATGATAATCCAAATATGGAAAATAATAAAAATAAAAATGTAATCTTTCTTCTAAAACTGTGGCAAGGTGACTCTAGCCACCACTTTGGTATCGAAGTGTCTATTTTGTGATTCCAAATGTCTTCAAGTAACTGTTTTGCAGAGTTAGTTACCTTAGGTTCAAAATTGAGTTTTCTACAATTCGTGAATTCATCCTTTGCTGAAAAATAATCTTTGAGCTTATAATAGAAGCAACCTAAAAAATAACTATTATATGATTCAATCCTTAACGTATTATATCTCAAGAGTTCAGAAGTTACTTTTGCTAATAATTTAATTGAAATATTTGAATTACGTTTCATTGGTCATCGGTTAAGGATTTATTTCCTTCTTCTGTTACTCTTTTTGAATCCAATTTTTCATTTATTACTCAAACCATTCATCTCTAAACCTTTCTCTGTTTACATGAGGATCTAATGCTTGACTTTCATATACGCTCATTATCGTTTCAAAAGTTCTTTGAATTCCACATCTATGCAGAATTACTGTCAATAAATCTGATGCATTCTCTGCAAATATTGTACTCCAACGTAACTGCGTATATCTAGCCATTTTTTCAGGATGAGTTGTTGATTTTCTTACAAGAGAATATATTCTTCTGCTAACGATTAGTGTCAATATTGCTGTCCAGATTCGAGCTTCAATTACCTGCACATTCTTTGTTTCAAGAACGTCCAGCGAGTATTTGCTTTTCAATTCCTTAAACAACAGTTCTATGTCCCATCTTGCCTCATATAAGTTTGCAATGTCTTTTGCATTCAAAATATCTTTCTGAATATTTGTGATGTAAATGTGGTATTTTTCATCCTCATCGTTATATACGGCAACAAGACGTACATTTATCTCGTCCTGTTTTTGCTTGCCTTTATACTCTCTTCTTTTGAATTCTATTTTTACAACTGCATCAATATCTTTTCCAGAAAGTTGCTTAATACATTCACTAACAGGTTTTCCAGCGAACTCTTTGCTTTTTGTCTTAGAAAGTCCCTCTTCAATAGAAACAAGAATAGGGTCTATATTCTTCCTAATCCTTGAGACAAAATATCCCCCATTTTCTTCAACTCTTGCAAACATTTGAGTTTTGTAGAAACCAAGATCAACAAGGAGAATACGGTCTTTGATCCAGGGACCTATTTTTAATGTCTTTATTTCAGCTGTTTTTTCAGAGTACAGAGCAACGGTTCTAGGTCCGTTAGCAACTGCACTTACCATAACTCCAACTTTTACTCCTGCAGCTACTGTTCTTGATCTTGCTGCAGGAAACTTGTCTGCTAACGAGGAATGGAGACGAACAATTGTGCTGTCCTGAATGACAACATCTTGGAAGGTTTCGAGTTTCTTGCTAAGTTTCCTACCAGGTTCTTTTGCAAGCTCTCCCATGCCATGAATTACACACTGGTGAAGAAACTCAACAAGTTCTGGAGTGAAACGATAGTACCAGCTGCTATCGCTTATGGTTTTTTGTGACTCAGTTTCATATTCGCGTTTCAAACTGGCAAGTGTACGCTGTAAGCGTACACCAAAACTGAGAGTTAAAACCCAAAAGATAATGACAGGGTCAATTTTACGTTCACGTACTATAAGACCAGTTTCTTTGGCAGTTTGCCTTAACCACTCTTCGGGAAACATTTCCCGAAGAGAGTCTTCAAGAGTAAGTGGGGGACAAGGAGACATAGATACAGAGATATTTATATTACTAATATAAAAAACACATACAAGAGAGGGAATTTAATGCTTAACCGATGACGCATGAATTACGTTTACGTTTAACTAAAAAGGATTGTGTGCTCATCAACAACTTTTTTCTCATTTTCTCGTATCTTTTTAAGTTTAAACACTCAGTTGTACCGTTTAAAGAAATATATGTGCTCGTTTTTGCGAGATCTTTTATGGAAGTACTTATTTTTTCGAGATCTCTTATGCATGAAAGAATTAAATCTTGATACTTTTTATCGTTGAGATCAAAGCTAACTTCTGCTTTGAGGTATTTGGCATAAACTTCCCATATTAAGATTAATGGACTACCAGTACTCAATGAAATTGCTTCTTTAAAATAATGGATAGCAGTATCATACTTTTGTTTTTCAAGTTCAACTCTTCCTTTTAAAAACAAAGTGGAATCATTTATAGTATCTTTAAATAAAACATCATCTAATGTTGAACTAGCATTTTTTAAGTCACCAATATCCAGATAAAGTTCTGTCAAGTTATTATATGCAGGAATGAAGTCGCAATCAAAAGAAATTGATTTCTTAAACGACTCTATAGCGATATCAAATTGCTTAAGACTTAAAAGAACTAGACCTTTTCCATTCCATGCGAAGCTGGAAATTGGGTCAAACTTTAAAGAATCTTTAAAAAGATTCAAGGCTTCTTCAAGTTTTCCAATACTATAATAAACAGTAGCTTTACCAGATAACGCAAAAGCTGATTTTGAATCAAGCTTTATTGACTCGTTAAAAGCCTCTACAGATTCATCAAATTTCCCCAAACTTGCAAAAGCAACACCTTTCCCATTCAACGAAAAAGTAAGCTCTTTATTATCTGGTTTTTCTTTGATTGCATTCTTACTGAGTGCAGTTTTGTAAGCTTCAATAGCATCAGTATATTTCTGAAGGTTTAATAAAACAAGGCCTCTGCCATTCCATGAAAAAGCATTATCTTGGTCAATATTAATTGATTTATCAAAAGCATCTAAGGCTTCATCATATCTTTTTAGATTACGGAGTACAAGACCTTTGGTATTCCACGCTTTAGTTAATTTTGAATCGATTTCAATAGATTTATTTAATGTACTTAAGATTTCAATAGATTCATTTAATGTGCTTAAGGCATCATCACATCTTTTTAGATTCCAAAGAGCAAGACCTTTACCAATCAATGCAAGAGCTTTTTGTTCATTTTCTAAGGAGTTAGAGCATGTTTCGAGAGTGTCTAGGGCTGTGTCATAGTTATTTAAGGCTTCCTCATATTTTCCCATATGACGTAATTCATCAGCTGTTTTGATCAGCTCTTCAACATCCATAAAGGTCTCCTTTTATGTAAGAACTAGCAAGTCATAGCAATTGGACAGATCTTATATAATTAGTTAAAATCACAATCTAATATAAAAACATGTTTAAATTAAATAAAAAGATTAAAAATACAGATATAATTTTATATCTTATCAAACTGACTACAGTGCTTGAATACGTGAAAAAGCCTCATCATAGAAAGTAAAAGGTTAAAAAAATGTTAATCCTCGATTACCCTTACGTCTCCAAATTACTAAAAAATACTGCTGCAGAATTACAGATTCCTGTTTTAAAAAATGAAATGGCAGCCGGACTGAAGACTGAAAAAAAGCTAAACCTTCTTGAAGAAGATGAATTTATCAAATTAATAAAAGAAAAAGGTGAATGTGCCCTTTATTCCAATTCCGAAAACTCAATTGGCTGGATTTCGGAAAATCTTGGATTTACAGGGCTGCCTGAGAAAATCGAGCTCTTCAAAAACAAAGTTAAGTTCAGAGAGCTGCTGGAAAGGCTCTACCCGGAATTATATTTTAAGAGTGTTAAATTTGAAGAACTGGACAAAATCCGGGTTGAAGAAATCAAAAAACCGTTCATTATAAAGCCTGCCGTGGGATTTTTCAGCCTTGGGGTTCATAAGGTTTCCACCAACGAAGAATGGGATTCGGTCCTGAAGTCTATAAAGGCTGAGGTTGAAGAGATCAAAAAGCTCTATCCGGAGCAGGTCCTGAATATGGAGAATTTCATTATCGAAGGAAATATCGAAGGGGAAGAGTTTGCAGTTGACGCTTATTTCAACCGCGAAGGAAAGCCGGTAGTCCTCGATATCTTTAAACATATCTTTTCTTCGGAAAACGATGTCAGTGACAGGGTATATTTTACTTCGAAAAAGATTATAGAAACCTACAGGGAAGCCATTGAAGATCTTTTAAAGGAAATCGGAAATCTGGCCGGGCTCAGGAATTTTCCCCTTCATCTGGAACTTCGAATATCGCAGGACAGGCGGATCCAGCCTATTGAACTGAACCCGATGCGCTTTGCCGGCCTGTGCGTTACTGATATTGCATATTTTGCATATGGGATTAACACTTACAGGTATTTTCTGGAACAGCTTGAGCCGGACTGGAATAAAATTCTTGCAGACAAAGAAGGAAAAAGCTTCTGCTTTATTATGCTGAACAAATCGGAAGACCTCAATTTGAAGGACGTAAAAGCTTTTGATTACGAAAAACTGCTTTCAGACTTTGAAAAGCCTCTTGAACTCAGAAAAGCGGATTACGAAACACGCGGCTACTTCGGGTACATGTTTACCGAAACCAGAGACAGTAGCTGGAGCGAGATTGAAAGGATTCTGAAATCGGACTTGAGGGAATATATCACTTTCAAAGAAGCAGCGTCTGCAAGTTCTGTGCTCAAAAATAATGTTCAAAAATAATGTTCAAAAATAATGTTCAAAAATAATGTTCAAAAATAATGTTCAAAAATAATGTTCAAAAATAATGTTCAAAAATAATGTTCAAAAATAATGTTCAAAAATAATGTTCAAAAATAATGTTCAAAAATAATGTTCAAAAATAATGTTCAAAAATAATGTTCAAAAATAATGTTCAAAAATAATGTTCAAAAATAATGTTCAAAAATAATGTTCAAAAATAAAGATCATTAAAGAAGTAGCTATAAATTTGCCCATTCTAAATAGCGAAGAGTCTTGATTTTTAACCTATCATTTTTATGAAGGTTCATTCACTGATCCATGTTTCTGCTTCAAGAAGCTCTTCATTCTTATAGGTTCTCACCGGAAAAGGAACAATAAACTTAAAGATTTCAACGGCAACATTCATCCAGTCCACGTCTGAAACAACTGCAATCTTTTCAAAGTCTGTAATGTTCAGTATGCCAACTTTGGCATCTTCCAGCATGGCATTAAGGGTAAACCACTCGAGTTCCTTATCCATGTGATAAAGAATACGAACCTTACCATACTTCTTGATTTTGTCCTCAACAGCAGGAATTAATACATTTTTGTAGTCATCCCCAGTTACTTCTCCACTTACATTGACTGCTACGACATTTCCCGGCAAACCCTGCATGATCTCTATCATTTAACTCCCCCTTTAGTATACAAGAACTGTAGCGCCCCACAAGATATTCAAATGGCTTTTCCTGCAAATTGCTATCCGATAGCAATTCAATATAATTTTCTTAGCCTTATGCCATTAGAGTTTTGAGTTTTTAAGTTGAGTTTTTAAGTTGAGTTTTTGAGTTGAGTTTTTAGTTTGAGTTTTTAGTTT harbors:
- a CDS encoding MBL fold metallo-hydrolase; the protein is MQIEILGCESFGARSLACVVKTDDRTILIDPGVALARLRSGLLPHPIEVAAAFRIREKVLSAFGQATDVVISHFHGDHMPMRAEDPYQLPMEALPSLDGINFWCKGPEKISGLSSKRRRELLDFLGFPLPASEGVKSGNMEFSSPVPHGTGEKGFGTVMMTRICEGDEVFVHSSDIQLLDRKSVLKVLDWEPTIVFASGPPLYLSHRVPEAGKEASENALLLARHVDTLILDHHLLRSFEGYSWLKELAGMIESRVLCAAEFMGKTPELLEAQRKNLYEKAPVPSGWHEAYSKGKAGFEEFL
- a CDS encoding AI-2E family transporter codes for the protein MKKVVKMALALLIIVVLTVLIAYATLPYLNYIFGALILFVIFRSLYHFLIRKLKIRKQFAAILVIIISIFVVLVPLYFLLNTIIDEIEQLLVNQASILASIEAGGHFLTDSLLRLNIPINVFQSKIEEKAMELASQAVNYTSLFIVGSIQSISHQSIGLLIMYFLLYYLFTEEDSDFMRQVSVAVPFNEENTATLLDEFRRMVRTTLIASGAVALVQGGILTIVFVIFSIQGAFLWGFIAAILSFLPVVGAPLVWVPAIIVQFFQKDYTAAIAILAAGIFISVIDNFLRPIIQKRVGEIHPFLSLLGVVIGVSLFGLLGIVIGPLLLSYFVLTVQMFSREYLSGKE
- the dinB gene encoding DNA polymerase IV gives rise to the protein MPVSSLKINPPERRITFHADMDSFFASVEVRERPELKGMPVVVGSDPKGGSGRGVVSTCSYEARKYGIHSAMPISQAYRLCPDAVFLPVNMKLYVGVSAKIMELLKGFADRFQQVSVDEAYLVPGPEITNFKDAALYALRIKDEVQKQEGITCSVGVGPNKLIAKIASDFQKPDGLTIVRPEDVREFLFPLPVSKIPGIGEKTADTLKSMGLNRVEELANCDVQLLSGKFGKIGLRMKQLANGLDFREVREKESVKSISRHGTFAEDTSDPVKITGSLDLLAESVHSSLLKNRLLFKTVVLTVRFEDFSTYTRSKTIPIWTSDIFVIKRTAIQLLSEFIGNRKLRLVGIGVTKLRERDEKQTLITDF
- a CDS encoding outer membrane lipoprotein-sorting protein, producing the protein MGIILNDTNVSLLGVEKLDNRETYLLNTNPKETGKSAAQYYTKVWVDKETWMPLKYEMYDSSGNLTAKVEIWDLKVNSGIPDSEFVFNIPDGAEIKTTG
- a CDS encoding VOC family protein; protein product: MKILQTLSRLYVNDLDSSLKFYEELLGSPAAMRFEIPQIVLELAQIENILLIAGYRNYPQ
- a CDS encoding IS4 family transposase; the encoded protein is MSPCPPLTLEDSLREMFPEEWLRQTAKETGLIVRERKIDPVIIFWVLTLSFGVRLQRTLASLKREYETESQKTISDSSWYYRFTPELVEFLHQCVIHGMGELAKEPGRKLSKKLETFQDVVIQDSTIVRLHSSLADKFPAARSRTVAAGVKVGVMVSAVANGPRTVALYSEKTAEIKTLKIGPWIKDRILLVDLGFYKTQMFARVEENGGYFVSRIRKNIDPILVSIEEGLSKTKSKEFAGKPVSECIKQLSGKDIDAVVKIEFKRREYKGKQKQDEINVRLVAVYNDEDEKYHIYITNIQKDILNAKDIANLYEARWDIELLFKELKSKYSLDVLETKNVQVIEARIWTAILTLIVSRRIYSLVRKSTTHPEKMARYTQLRWSTIFAENASDLLTVILHRCGIQRTFETIMSVYESQALDPHVNRERFRDEWFE
- a CDS encoding tetratricopeptide repeat protein is translated as MDVEELIKTADELRHMGKYEEALNNYDTALDTLETCSNSLENEQKALALIGKGLALWNLKRCDDALSTLNESIEILSTLNKSIEIDSKLTKAWNTKGLVLRNLKRYDEALDAFDKSINIDQDNAFSWNGRGLVLLNLQKYTDAIEAYKTALSKNAIKEKPDNKELTFSLNGKGVAFASLGKFDESVEAFNESIKLDSKSAFALSGKATVYYSIGKLEEALNLFKDSLKFDPISSFAWNGKGLVLLSLKQFDIAIESFKKSISFDCDFIPAYNNLTELYLDIGDLKNASSTLDDVLFKDTINDSTLFLKGRVELEKQKYDTAIHYFKEAISLSTGSPLILIWEVYAKYLKAEVSFDLNDKKYQDLILSCIRDLEKISTSIKDLAKTSTYISLNGTTECLNLKRYEKMRKKLLMSTQSFLVKRKRNSCVIG
- a CDS encoding ATP-grasp domain-containing protein; its protein translation is MLILDYPYVSKLLKNTAAELQIPVLKNEMAAGLKTEKKLNLLEEDEFIKLIKEKGECALYSNSENSIGWISENLGFTGLPEKIELFKNKVKFRELLERLYPELYFKSVKFEELDKIRVEEIKKPFIIKPAVGFFSLGVHKVSTNEEWDSVLKSIKAEVEEIKKLYPEQVLNMENFIIEGNIEGEEFAVDAYFNREGKPVVLDIFKHIFSSENDVSDRVYFTSKKIIETYREAIEDLLKEIGNLAGLRNFPLHLELRISQDRRIQPIELNPMRFAGLCVTDIAYFAYGINTYRYFLEQLEPDWNKILADKEGKSFCFIMLNKSEDLNLKDVKAFDYEKLLSDFEKPLELRKADYETRGYFGYMFTETRDSSWSEIERILKSDLREYITFKEAASASSVLKNNVQK
- a CDS encoding SpoIIAA family protein, with the protein product MIEIMQGLPGNVVAVNVSGEVTGDDYKNVLIPAVEDKIKKYGKVRILYHMDKELEWFTLNAMLEDAKVGILNITDFEKIAVVSDVDWMNVAVEIFKFIVPFPVRTYKNEELLEAETWISE